A single Gemmatimonadota bacterium DNA region contains:
- a CDS encoding Flp family type IVb pilin, with translation MSSITRAVRGFVSDDSAATMVEYGIMVALIAGVCFAIITTLGGQVQAAFASASAGL, from the coding sequence ATGAGCTCAATCACTCGAGCTGTCCGGGGTTTCGTCAGCGATGACAGCGCCGCGACGATGGTCGAGTACGGAATAATGGTGGCGCTGATCGCGGGTGTGTGTTTCGCAATCATCACCACACTCGGCGGGCAAGTGCAAGCAGCCTTCGCAAGCGCGAGCGCGGGCCTGTAG
- a CDS encoding Flp family type IVb pilin: MQAARAFVCGDEGATMVEYGMMVALIAAVCVGIVTTLGTQILAAFTTVSTAL; the protein is encoded by the coding sequence ATGCAAGCTGCACGCGCTTTCGTCTGCGGGGACGAGGGAGCAACGATGGTAGAATATGGGATGATGGTCGCACTTATCGCCGCGGTTTGCGTCGGTATTGTGACCACACTCGGGACGCAGATCCTCGCCGCGTTTACCACCGTCAGCACCGCTCTGTAG
- a CDS encoding Flp family type IVb pilin, with protein sequence MKKLTGSFRSFLTDEDGATMVEYGMMVALIAAVCVGIVTTLGTQIRTAFTTVSTAL encoded by the coding sequence ATGAAGAAGCTCACCGGCAGTTTCCGTTCGTTTCTGACGGACGAAGATGGCGCAACGATGGTCGAGTACGGGATGATGGTTGCGCTTATCGCGGCGGTATGCGTTGGAATTGTAACGACGCTTGGCACCCAGATCAGAACCGCGTTCACTACGGTAAGCACTGCACTGTAG